In the Constrictibacter sp. MBR-5 genome, one interval contains:
- a CDS encoding glycosyltransferase family 2 protein — protein MAAASPLVSVVMPVRNGAAFVDDAVASVLAQTHQRLELIVVDDGSTDDTAAIVERWAARDGRVRLLQQPHRGQPEALNTGIGAAQGAFIGRIDHDDLCHPERFEVQLAWMERHGVDVCGCWMQRFGAARGIIRFARGHEAIRHEALFSSPVADGALLYRGDVIRENRYPPEVQIREGLAQCIRLSPSYRFGNVPRVLGHYRFHANQLTKRFATAIRYRQGQIRARHFSAMFPDASSSDRAAFTLVVEGTPLDRDGLASLGDLFLRRLRPDDRETRHRMQRRWRRLCRSCIADDVATAEIRDTILAALRGSRRGSSSSIP, from the coding sequence ATGGCCGCCGCCTCGCCGCTCGTGTCCGTGGTCATGCCCGTCCGCAACGGCGCCGCATTCGTGGACGATGCCGTCGCCTCGGTTCTGGCCCAGACACACCAGAGGCTGGAACTGATCGTCGTCGACGACGGCTCGACCGACGACACCGCCGCGATCGTCGAACGATGGGCCGCCCGCGACGGCCGCGTCCGCTTGTTGCAGCAGCCGCACCGGGGGCAGCCCGAGGCGCTGAACACCGGCATCGGAGCAGCGCAGGGCGCATTCATCGGCCGGATAGACCATGACGACCTGTGCCACCCTGAACGGTTCGAAGTGCAGCTCGCCTGGATGGAAAGGCATGGGGTCGACGTCTGCGGATGCTGGATGCAGCGCTTCGGTGCGGCGCGCGGCATCATCCGTTTCGCTCGCGGGCATGAGGCGATCCGTCACGAGGCGCTCTTCTCCTCACCCGTAGCCGATGGCGCCCTGCTGTACCGCGGCGATGTCATTCGGGAGAATCGCTATCCGCCCGAAGTGCAGATCCGCGAGGGTCTTGCGCAGTGCATCAGGCTCTCGCCGAGCTATCGCTTCGGCAACGTGCCGCGCGTTCTCGGTCACTATCGTTTTCATGCGAACCAGTTGACGAAGCGCTTCGCCACGGCGATCCGGTATCGCCAGGGCCAGATTCGCGCCCGGCATTTCTCCGCCATGTTTCCCGACGCATCGTCGTCGGACCGCGCCGCGTTTACCCTGGTCGTCGAGGGAACGCCGCTGGATCGGGACGGGTTGGCCTCGCTCGGGGATCTGTTCCTCCGACGCCTTCGGCCCGACGACAGGGAGACGCGCCATCGCATGCAGCGCCGGTGGCGACGTCTTTGCCGGTCCTGCATAGCAGACGACGTCGCCACCGCCGAAATCCGCGACACGATACTTGCCGCGCTTCGCGGGTCTCGGCGCGGATCCTCCTCATCGATCCCTTGA
- a CDS encoding PqqD family protein, with product MNAFTLDDRVARNPSILGVETDEREILLMDEDSGNCFALGGSGLLVWRATEQPIRVRDICAALRTHYRIDEETCATQTLAYVAHLAAENLLCRLPDPE from the coding sequence GTGAACGCGTTCACGCTCGACGACCGGGTGGCACGCAACCCGTCCATTCTCGGGGTGGAGACCGACGAGCGTGAAATCCTGCTGATGGACGAGGACTCCGGCAACTGCTTCGCCCTCGGCGGCAGCGGCCTCCTCGTATGGCGCGCAACCGAGCAGCCCATCCGCGTGCGCGACATCTGTGCGGCACTCCGGACACACTATCGGATCGACGAAGAGACCTGCGCCACCCAGACGCTGGCTTACGTGGCTCATCTGGCGGCGGAGAACCTCCTCTGCCGCCTCCCCGATCCCGAATAG
- a CDS encoding RsmB/NOP family class I SAM-dependent RNA methyltransferase, with product MTPGARLAAAIDVLEEYERAPAPADAIVASYLRTRRYIGAKDRAAIQALVFGHFRQWARIGWLIERGGMAPTPRLRVIAGQALAAQRALVGPGGLFTGNGHDPAPLTRAEEKLFHTLAGKPLDDPDMPEAVRLECPDWAEAGLREALGERFAEEMAALIEPAPLDFRANAVKATRAQAIAALAADGVEVEATPWSPWGMRRQGRIALGALPSFREGLFEVQDEGSQLIAVIAEARPGMQVVDFCAGAGGKTLALAATMQNKGRVVACDISADRLERAGERLRRAGIHNVERRPLKTERDPWVKRHKGKFDRVVVDAPCSGTGTWRRNPDARWRPAGPGLESLIALQASILESAARLVRPGGRLVYATCSFMRAENEDRIEAFLAGHPDFTVVPVADLQPGLGETFMRLTPARHGTDGFFAAVMERKSPEAA from the coding sequence ATGACCCCCGGCGCCCGCCTCGCGGCCGCGATCGACGTGCTGGAGGAGTATGAGCGTGCGCCGGCGCCGGCCGACGCCATCGTCGCCTCCTATCTGCGCACCCGCCGCTACATCGGCGCCAAGGACCGCGCCGCGATCCAGGCCCTGGTATTCGGCCACTTCCGCCAGTGGGCGCGCATCGGCTGGCTGATCGAGCGCGGCGGCATGGCGCCCACGCCCCGACTGCGCGTCATCGCCGGCCAGGCGCTGGCCGCGCAGCGCGCGCTGGTCGGGCCGGGCGGCCTCTTCACCGGCAACGGCCACGACCCTGCGCCGCTCACCCGCGCCGAGGAGAAGCTGTTCCACACCCTGGCCGGCAAGCCGCTGGACGATCCCGACATGCCCGAGGCGGTACGCCTCGAATGCCCGGACTGGGCCGAGGCCGGCCTGCGCGAGGCGCTGGGTGAGCGCTTCGCCGAAGAGATGGCGGCGCTCATCGAACCGGCGCCGCTGGATTTCCGCGCGAATGCCGTCAAGGCGACACGCGCCCAGGCCATCGCCGCCCTCGCCGCCGACGGCGTCGAGGTCGAGGCGACGCCCTGGTCGCCCTGGGGCATGCGGCGCCAGGGCCGCATCGCGCTGGGCGCCCTGCCCTCATTCCGCGAAGGCCTGTTCGAGGTGCAGGACGAAGGCTCGCAGCTCATCGCGGTAATCGCCGAGGCCCGGCCCGGCATGCAGGTCGTCGACTTCTGCGCCGGTGCGGGCGGCAAGACGCTGGCGCTCGCGGCGACCATGCAGAACAAGGGCCGCGTCGTCGCCTGCGACATCTCCGCCGATCGGCTGGAACGGGCCGGCGAGCGGCTGCGCCGCGCCGGCATCCACAATGTCGAGCGCCGGCCGCTGAAGACGGAGCGCGACCCCTGGGTGAAGCGCCACAAGGGCAAGTTCGACCGCGTGGTCGTCGACGCGCCGTGCAGCGGCACCGGCACCTGGCGCCGCAATCCGGACGCGCGCTGGCGCCCGGCGGGCCCCGGCCTGGAGTCGCTGATCGCCCTGCAGGCGAGCATCCTGGAGAGCGCCGCGCGGCTGGTGCGTCCGGGCGGGCGCCTCGTCTACGCGACCTGCTCGTTCATGCGGGCCGAGAACGAGGACCGGATCGAGGCTTTCCTCGCCGGCCACCCCGACTTCACCGTCGTGCCCGTCGCCGACCTGCAGCCGGGCCTGGGCGAAACCTTCATGCGCCTGACGCCGGCACGTCACGGAACGGACGGCTTCTTCGCCGCCGTCATGGAGAGAAAGAGCCCGGAGGCGGCTTAG